From a single Acyrthosiphon pisum isolate AL4f unplaced genomic scaffold, pea_aphid_22Mar2018_4r6ur Scaffold_9431;HRSCAF=10030, whole genome shotgun sequence genomic region:
- the LOC103310656 gene encoding uncharacterized protein LOC103310656: MKELSLRKARIAKVYIAVFVCMTTKAVHLESVSALSTEAFRLTLDRFVARRGLPSSIYSDCGTNFVGAARQLRLLVNHPDNRDQLSGHIACEWHFNPPGAPHFGGIWEAAVKSAKSLLLRAMNSQVWTLEEFTTVLCRVEAALNSRPLAPASSDPNDLECLTPGHFLVGRPLISIPEPLSTSAQTGLQTRWKLLQQSFRFFWRRWSQEYLNTLQARGKWTKDSNNVEVGNMVVVKVSDTPPLTWPLGRVIEVYPGTDKIVRVAKVRTNQGVFTRPVVNCCPVVKSRSLLWSAQLLRSSAQLLRSTAQLLRSTAQLFRSTAQLLRSSAQLLRSTAQLLRSMLLAPTTSRLDRTSYSKLAGTCKGEYVRSL, translated from the exons ATGAAGGAACTTAGCCTGCGAAAGGCCCGTATCGCAAAGGTATACATTGCTGTATTCGTCTGCATGACCACCAAAGCGGTGCACTTGGAATCAGTGTCAGCCCTTTCGACCGAAGCCTTCCGATTAACGTTAGACAGATTCGTGGCTCGTCGTGGTCTGCCGTCGTCGATTTATTCAGATTGTGGTACCAATTTTGTCGGTGCAGCGAGGCAGCTGCGTCTATTAGTCAATCACCCGGATAATAGGGATCAGTTATCCGGACATATTGCTTGCGAATGGCATTTTAATCCTCCTGGTGCTCCCCATTTTGGAGGAATTTGGGAAGCTGCCGTGAAATCGGCTAAGTCACTGCTACTTCGAGCCATGAATTCCCAAGTTTGGACGTTAGAGGAGTTCACAACGGTGTTGTGTCGGGTAGAGGCTGCCTTGAACTCGCGTCCTTTAGCACCAGCATCATCTGATCCAAATGACTTGGAGTGCTTAACACCCGGTCATTTTTTGGTTGGTCGTCCTCTGATTTCGATACCAGAACCTTTGAGTACTAGTGCACAAACAGGACTGCAGACTCGCTGGAAGCTCCTCCAGCAGTCTTTCCGGTTCTTTTGGCGACGTTGGTCGCAGGAATATCTGAACACTCTCCAAGCTCGTGGAAAGTGGACCAAAGATAGCAACAACGTCGAAGTTGGTAATATGGTGGTAGTAAAGGTTAGCGATACCCCCCCTCTTACCTGGCCTTTAGGTAGAGTGATCGAGGTGTATCCGGGCACAGATAAGATAGTGCGGGTGGCCAAGGTTAGAACCAACCAGGGGGTGTTCACTAGACCAGTTGTGAA ttGTTGCCCCGTTGTTAAATCCCGATCACTGCTCTGGTCTGCTCAACTGCTCCGTTCATCTGCTCAACTGCTCCGTTCAACTGCTCAACTGCTCCGTTCAACTGCTCAACTGTTCCGTTCAACTGCTCAACTGCTCCGTTCATCTGCTCAACTGCTCCGTTCAACTGCTCAACTGCTCCGTTCAATGCTCCTTGCTCCAACAACATCCAGACTAGATCGAACTTCTTATTCCAAGTTAGCTGGAACTTGCAAGGGGGAGTATGTTCGATCCCTGTGA